In Mauremys reevesii isolate NIE-2019 unplaced genomic scaffold, ASM1616193v1 Contig72, whole genome shotgun sequence, one DNA window encodes the following:
- the LOC120394672 gene encoding anoctamin-7-like, whose protein sequence is MFRAQVSSLKVPGQRLPDSYFSNTQRHRIVYEILARTIYGKRKRAEIGINRLLNEQVYGAAFPLHEGPFETPESEVPDEALNPRQVLYRFWAQWGCWYRYQPMDHIRQYFGEKIAIYFAWLGFYTAWLLPAAAVGTVVFLAGLVAMGTNTPAI, encoded by the exons aTGTTCCGTGCTCAGGTGTCCTCCCTCAAG GTTCCTGGGCAGCGACTCCCGGACTCCTACTTCAGCAACACGCAGAGACATCGCATC GTCTATGAGATCCTGGCTCGCACCATCTACGGGAAGCGGAAACGTGCCGAGATCGGGATCAACCGGCTGCTGAACGAGCAGGTGTACGGCGCTGCCTTCCCGCTGCACGAG GGCCCCTTCGAGACGCCTGAGTCTGAGGTCCCCGATGAAGCCCTGAACCCTCGCCAAGTCCTCTACCGCTTCTGGGCCCAGTGGGGCTGCTGGTACCGGTACCAGCCGATGGATCACATCCGCCAGTACTTCGGGGAGAAGATTGCCATCTACTTCGCCTGGCTGG GCTTCTACACGGcctggctgctccctgctgcggccGTGGGCACCGTGGTCTTCCTCGCAGGCCTGGTTGCCATGGGAACCAACACGCCCGC gatttga